From the genome of Lutzomyia longipalpis isolate SR_M1_2022 chromosome 2, ASM2433408v1, one region includes:
- the LOC129790892 gene encoding probable RNA 3'-terminal phosphate cyclase-like protein, translated as MVSVGKENDLLVFKGSNFLKQRLLLATLSGKPVKIINIRSFEHPPGLREYEVSLIRLLDKITNGTRIELNETGTGVVYEPGLLFGGTLMHDCSLQRGIGYYLDVLLALGPFCKSPLNVTLRGVTNSKESPSVDHIQSSAMPILKRFLIVDDGLSFKVLKRGMMPNGGGEVLFKCPVRKNLHTLQLQKSGMVKRIRGVVYACRVSPALANRTVEAAKGVMLKFLPDVYIHTDQSKGKSAGNSPGFGINLVAETTDGCFYAAETVSNLIKDGSEPSVPEELGRETAQKLLEEIFRGGCVDSTFQWLVTLYMALGQKNVAKFLTGPLSDYTIHFLQHLREFFSITFKLENFAEEEEDDAEAHPETAPKILMTCVDHPEVFGHPYVFGQNRRLNEPMSHVSKIFKNLFFSYFS; from the coding sequence ATGGTGTCTGTTGGGAAGGAAAATGACCTTCTTGTGTTCAAAGGAAGCAACTTCCTGAAACAGCGACTTTTGCTTGCAACACTGAGCGGGAAACCCGTGAAGATCATCAACATTCGCAGTTTTGAGCATCCTCCAGGATTGCGGGAGTACGAGGTGAGCCTCATTCGACTCCTGGACAAAATCACCAACGGGACACGCATTGAGCTCAATGAGACAGGAACAGGGGTTGTCTATGAGCCTGGATTGCTCTTTGGTGGCACCTTGATGCACGATTGTAGCCTCCAGCGAGGGATTGGGTACTATTTGGATGTCCTCCTGGCTCTCGGACCATTCTGCAAGTCTCCGCTCAATGTTACCCTCAGAGGAGTGACAAACAGCAAAGAAAGCCCTTCAGTGGATCACATTCAATCATCAGCTATGCCAATCCTCAAGCGCTTCCTCATTGTGGACGATGGGCTGTCTTTCAAAGTCCTCAAACGGGGGATGATGCCAAATGGAGGTGGAGAAGTACTGTTCAAATGCCCCGTCCGGAAGAATTTACACACATTGCAACTCCAGAAGTCGGGAATGGTGAAAAGAATCCGTGGTGTTGTCTATGCATGTCGTGTGTCACCAGCTCTGGCCAATCGTACCGTTGAAGCAGCCAAGGGAGTCATGCTGAAATTCCTTCCGGACGTCTACATTCACACAGATCAATCAAAGGGCAAATCAGCCGGCAATAGTCCGGGGTTTGGAATAAATCTCGTTGCTGAAACCACCGATGGATGCTTCTATGCCGCAGAGACGGTGTCCAATCTCATCAAGGACGGATCAGAGCCATCAGTTCCTGAGGAATTGGGCAGAGAAACAGCTCAGAAGCTCCTGGAAGAAATCTTCAGAGGTGGATGCGTTGATTCCACATTTCAGTGGCTTGTAACACTCTACATGGCACTGGGTCAGAAGAATGTGGCTAAATTCCTCACAGGACCCCTCTCGGACTACACCATTCACTTCCTTCAGCATCTCCGGGAGTTTTTCTCCATTActtttaaattggaaaatttcgctgaggaggaggaggatgatGCGGAAGCGCATCCAGAGACAGCTCCCAAAATTCTCATGACTTGTGTAGACCACCCTGAAGTTTTTGGACACCCGTATGTTTTTGGACAAAATCGTCGACTAAATGAGCCGATGTCGCAtgtgtcaaaaattttcaaaaatttatttttttcatatttttcataa
- the LOC129790961 gene encoding uncharacterized protein LOC129790961 isoform X1, translated as MYSRRTISKFSKRHYYRILHQHRLEVEEESAKISPVQMRPTPPTPEEPPSSDIWFPEECVAEGGCIQGMDVGHELNSATLMDDLRLLIVEFNPCRRFVTCLLKVLKKHVDEEIFTDKRTLLQTPRLTRPPKPIDPGHYIHIGIEEALKGFPDKNFFQNVETLEVNIGIDGCPLAKSGLTMWPILGAFPGKSFSPFLIGIYAGIGDPSDVQLFLEDLVEDIKSLEGNGIAIDDGELPTRKPFRVKAFIVDSKARSFLTGVIGHTGHLGCGRCYKRAKTINGRVTFPVTSGILKTDESFGERRDDCHKFPYPFGLENAGIKMVSQFPLCSMHLIYLGVLRTLGVLWSTPKSQHFKLSTKNRKKMNALHLSLTKNVPMEFSRKPDDFRYVKKWKATQCRQLLLYTGMVVLKDVLDKDHYAHFLLLSVAVRILSSEAFVSNVQIIDQANEMLQVFVKYYPKMYGVDQVVYNVHNLLHLTDCVHEYGVLENFSAFPFENFLQILKKKINPCAPVIPQVLNRIEEEKLLNSLNNNLNYLFTDRFHLKANILGCNFMYKTCKFNQLEFRTNDADRYCVLKDQTIIKIQGFGHFNETPGFFGRSFRKKENFFKSPVESRILGIFLISDLSPNVEFWVLSTIHSKLFRIPYGNASVVIPLLHTREVPSRKTINECSSYPINSSFFDSPDAELDNIPIMQGEIEQEREIEQQGGIDQASMESSARADSNRHEERLSRIEKTMEDMSKKIEIIYKHILKEKLNSKMRQEVLKALPIDSVDALKAFESKLKKKEFSEEFASIAGSMQLRDFLKDKVVKTMNLKGSHDKEALKNYGFYKIWKNASGISRKDFKKMVRCQIQASHSRIYAKERRLKMKSKGRPVIESDSEEDS; from the exons ATGTATTCCAGGAGGACAATAAGTAAGTTTTCTAAACGACATTACTATAGAATCCTCCACCAGCACCGGCTGGAGGTGGAAGAAGAGAGCGCAAAGATTTCCCCAGTACAAATGCGCCCAACGCCTCCAACTCCGGAGGAGCCTCCATCTTCTGACATTTGGTTTCCGGAGGAATGCGTAGCTGAGGGGGGGTGTATCCAGGGAATGGATGTTGGGCATGAATTGAATTCAGCAACACTCATGGATGATCTTAGGCTTCTTATAGTTGAGTTCAATCCGTGTCGACGATTCGTCACGTGCCTATTGAAGGTGCTGAAGAAACACGTCGACGAGGAGATCTTCACGGATAAGAGAACACTCCTTCAAACACCCCGCCTTACCAGACCCCCAAAACCAATTGATCCTGGTCACTATATTCATATAGGGATTGAAGAGGCCCTAAAAGGTTTTCCGGACAAAAACTTTTTCCAGAATGTTGAAACTCTTGAGGTAAATATTGGAATAGACGGGTGTCCTTTGGCAAAAAGTGGGCTTACGATGTGGCCAATTTTGGGCGCCTTCCccggaaaatctttctctcCATTTCTAATAGGAATATACGCAGGTATTGGCGATCCCTCAGATGTACAGTTGTTTTTGGAAGATTTGGTTGAAGATATTAAATCGCTGGAAGGCAATGGGATCGCGATCGATGATGGTGAATTGCCGACAAGGAAGCCTTTCAGGGTGAAGGCATTTATTGTAGATTCTAAAGCAAGATCTTTTTTGACGGGTGTCATAGGACATACGGGACATTTGGGTTGTGGAAGATGTTACAAGAGGGCGAAGACAATTAACGGAAGAGTAACATTCCCCGTCACCTCTGGGATCTTAAAGACAGATGAGTCTTTCGGTGAAAGGAGAGATGATTGCCACAAATTCCCCTATCCATTCGGTTTGGAAAATGCTGGGATAAAAATGGTTTCCCAATTTCCCCTTTGTTCAATGCATTTGATTTATCTGGGTGTTCTTAGAACATTAGGAGTGTTGTGGAGCACACCAAAATCTCAGCATTTCAaactttcaacaaaaaatcgtaagaaaatgaatgccCTTCACTTGAGCTTGACAAAAAATGTACCCATGGAATTTTCCCGGAAGCCTGATGATTTTCGTTATGTAAAGAAATGGAAGGCTACTCAATGTCGTCAACTGCTGTTGTATACGGGAATGGTAGTGCTAAAAGATGTTCTGGATAAAGATCATTATGCCCATTTTCTGTTGCTATCAGTGGCGGTGAGAATTCTGTCATCAGAAGCTTTTGTTTCGAATGTACAAATCATCGATCAGGCAAATGAAATGCTGCAggtttttgtaaaatattatccGAAAATGTACGGGGTGGACCAAGTGGTATATAATGTCCACAATCTCCTTCACCTAACGGATTGTGTGCATGAATACGGAGTTTTGGAAAACTTCTCGGCCTTTccctttgagaattttctccaaattttgaaaaagaaaatcaatccaTGTGCCCCAGTCATTCCGCAAGTTCTTAATcgaattgaagaagaaaaacttttaaattctttgaataacAATCTCAATTATCTTTTCACAGATAGATTCCACTTGAAGGCAAATATATTGGGCTGCAACTTCATGTACAAGACATGCAAATTCAATCAACTGGAGTTCAGGACAAATGATGCAGATCGCTACTGCGTTCTGAAAGATCAGACAATCATTAAAATCCAAGGATTCGGGCACTTTAACGAGACGCCCGGATTTTTTGGGAGATCCTTcagaaagaaggaaaattttttcaaatctccTGTCGAATCTCGAATccttggaatttttttgatttcagATTTGTCTCCCAATGTGGAATTTTGGGTGTTGAGTACAATCCATTCTAAATTGTTCCGAATTCCATATGGAAATGCAAGTGTTGTCATTCCACTGCTTCATACAAGAGAGGTTCCTAGCAGGAAGACAATTAATGAgt GTTCTTCTTACCCGATTAATTCATCGTTCTTCGATTCGCCGGATGCTGAACTTGACAACATCCCTATAATGCAAGGCGAAATTGAGCAAGAACGCGAAATTGAGCAACAAGGCGGAATTGATCAAGCCTCCATGGAGAGTTCAGCGAGAGCGGATTCGAATCGCCACGAAGAAAGGCTGTCGCGCATTGAAAAGACGATGGAGGATATGAGCAAAAAGATTGAGATCATATATAAGCATATCCTTaaggagaaattaaattcgaaaatgaggcaGGAAGTCCTTAAAGCCCTACCCATAGACAGTGTGGACGCATTGAAGGCTTTCGAATCAaagttgaagaagaaggaattttCTGAAGAGTTT gcTTCCATCGCAGGCTCAATGCAGCTAAGAGACTTCCTGAAGGATAAGGTGGTCAAAACGATGAACCTAAAAGGTTCACATGATAAGGAAGCCCTAAAAAATTATGGATTTTACAAAATCTGGAAAA ATGCCAGTGGCATTTCCCGAAAGGACTTCAAGAAGATGGTGAGATGCCAAATACAGGCATCTCACAGCCGCATCTACGCCAAGGAGCGGCGTCTGAAAATGAAGTCAAAGGGGCGTCCGGTGATCGAGTCTGACAGCGAGGAGGACAGttaa
- the LOC129790961 gene encoding uncharacterized protein LOC129790961 isoform X2, with the protein MYSRRTINRFHLKANILGCNFMYKTCKFNQLEFRTNDADRYCVLKDQTIIKIQGFGHFNETPGFFGRSFRKKENFFKSPVESRILGIFLISDLSPNVEFWVLSTIHSKLFRIPYGNASVVIPLLHTREVPSRKTINECSSYPINSSFFDSPDAELDNIPIMQGEIEQEREIEQQGGIDQASMESSARADSNRHEERLSRIEKTMEDMSKKIEIIYKHILKEKLNSKMRQEVLKALPIDSVDALKAFESKLKKKEFSEEFASIAGSMQLRDFLKDKVVKTMNLKGSHDKEALKNYGFYKIWKNASGISRKDFKKMVRCQIQASHSRIYAKERRLKMKSKGRPVIESDSEEDS; encoded by the exons ATGTATTCCAGGAGGACAATAA ATAGATTCCACTTGAAGGCAAATATATTGGGCTGCAACTTCATGTACAAGACATGCAAATTCAATCAACTGGAGTTCAGGACAAATGATGCAGATCGCTACTGCGTTCTGAAAGATCAGACAATCATTAAAATCCAAGGATTCGGGCACTTTAACGAGACGCCCGGATTTTTTGGGAGATCCTTcagaaagaaggaaaattttttcaaatctccTGTCGAATCTCGAATccttggaatttttttgatttcagATTTGTCTCCCAATGTGGAATTTTGGGTGTTGAGTACAATCCATTCTAAATTGTTCCGAATTCCATATGGAAATGCAAGTGTTGTCATTCCACTGCTTCATACAAGAGAGGTTCCTAGCAGGAAGACAATTAATGAgt GTTCTTCTTACCCGATTAATTCATCGTTCTTCGATTCGCCGGATGCTGAACTTGACAACATCCCTATAATGCAAGGCGAAATTGAGCAAGAACGCGAAATTGAGCAACAAGGCGGAATTGATCAAGCCTCCATGGAGAGTTCAGCGAGAGCGGATTCGAATCGCCACGAAGAAAGGCTGTCGCGCATTGAAAAGACGATGGAGGATATGAGCAAAAAGATTGAGATCATATATAAGCATATCCTTaaggagaaattaaattcgaaaatgaggcaGGAAGTCCTTAAAGCCCTACCCATAGACAGTGTGGACGCATTGAAGGCTTTCGAATCAaagttgaagaagaaggaattttCTGAAGAGTTT gcTTCCATCGCAGGCTCAATGCAGCTAAGAGACTTCCTGAAGGATAAGGTGGTCAAAACGATGAACCTAAAAGGTTCACATGATAAGGAAGCCCTAAAAAATTATGGATTTTACAAAATCTGGAAAA ATGCCAGTGGCATTTCCCGAAAGGACTTCAAGAAGATGGTGAGATGCCAAATACAGGCATCTCACAGCCGCATCTACGCCAAGGAGCGGCGTCTGAAAATGAAGTCAAAGGGGCGTCCGGTGATCGAGTCTGACAGCGAGGAGGACAGttaa
- the LOC129790954 gene encoding 40S ribosomal protein S21 has translation MENDAGDFVDLYCPRKCSASNRIIHAKDHASIQINLVDVDPKTGRMLDTTKTYAICGAIRRMGESDDCIARLAKKDGILSKAY, from the exons ATGGAAAACGACGCTGGAGATTTTGTTGACTTGTATTGCCCACGAAAATG CTCGGCCAGCAACCGCATCATCCATGCCAAGGATCATGCTTCCATTCAGATAAATCTCGTGGATGTTGACCCCAAGACTGGCCGCATGCTGGACACCACCAAGACGTACGCAATCTGCGGGGCAATTAGGAGAATGGGAGAGTCAGATGATTGTATCGCCCGATTGGCCAAGAAGGATGGTATCCTCTCCAAGGcatattaa
- the LOC129790965 gene encoding AH receptor-interacting protein: MSKIDEALIRKECLHPGNAFVEMKPGTRVRFHYQTKRCSDGKMIDDSRKDKPMELVLGKQFKLEVWEVIVQKMAVSEVARFTVDKSLVPQYPFVAKTIRDARKPQEKRKHCCGMTLQNEGLGYEDLDDLFKNPSDLEFTFELLSVELPEDYERESWQLNEDEKVESVAVLREKGNQFYKEGNMNQAMTAYTQALGMLEQLMLREKPEDDEWMELFNKKKPLLLNYSQCKLNTKDYYPAIEYCTEVLKYDPDNVKALFRRAKANLGAWNLEEAREDFRRAAELERGLKSTVAKEFKKIDELQKNRDEMDKERFKNLFH, from the exons atgtcaaagattGATGAGGCGCTCATCCGGAAGGAGTGCCTCCATCCGGGGAATGCTTTTGTGGAGATGAAACCTGGAACAAGG GTGCGCTTCCACTACCAGACAAAGAGATGCTCCGACGGGAAGATGATTGATGATAGTCGCAAGGATAAGCCCATGGAACTTGTGCTGGGGAAGCAATTTAAGCTGGAAGTGTGGGAGGTTATTGTCCAGAAGATGGCTGTCAGTGAAGTGGCCAGATTCACCGTGGACAAGAGTCTCGTGCCACAGTATCCATTTGTTGCCAAAACCATTAGGGATGCTCGGAAGCCACAGGAGAAGCGGAAGCACTGCTGCGGGATGACATTGCAGAATGAAGGACTCGGCTATGAGGATCTCGATGATTTATTCAAGAATCCCTCTGATTTGGAATTCACCTTTGAACTGCTCTCCGTTGAGCTACCCGAGGACTACGAGAGGGAATCGTGGCAACTCAATGAGGACGAGAAGGTGGAAAGTGTGGCAGTTCTGCGGGAAAAGGGCAATCAATTCTACAAAGAGGGGAACATGAATCAAGCCATGACAGCTTACACGCAAGCCCTGGGAATGCTAGAACAGCTAATGCTGCGCGAGAAGCCGGAAGATGATGAATGGATGGAGTTGTTTAACAAGAAGAAACCCCTCCTACTCAACTATTCCCAGTGCAAACTCAACACCAAGGACTACTATCCTGCCATAGAGTACTGCACTGAGGTGCTAAAGTACGATCCGG ACAATGTCAAGGCACTCTTCAGGCGAGCCAAAGCAAATCTCGGTGCGTGGAATTTAGAAGAAGCCAGAGAGGACTTCAGACGTGCCGCTGAATTGGAACGAGGGCTCAAATCCACCGTGGCCaaagaattcaagaaaattgatgaGCTTCAGAAGAATCGCGATGAAATGGACAAGGAgcgatttaaaaatttatttcattga
- the LOC129790962 gene encoding kynurenine formamidase-like: MEELSELEKEYSPSVWTKRFAKVQLIENHKKVIRDANILARDTLRCELNVPYGPGRRSKLDIYGTDLPSDVPIFVLLHGGYWHMELFTKEYGSFGTLPLVHAGCRVIAVDYEMCPEVTLTELVELTHKCFTYILNYAARIGASSVNFLGHSAGAHLIIAQFQEGEFSRLPHRDLIRGVYLLSGVYDIRELRHTKVANNGNILSITDDNVVSLSPSLADYGHLAGTSTNFSVVVTENESPSYKKISQGMKDALAKGTERVKFILLPNRDHFDLVEQLNDKDGELTKILIEDLAKD, encoded by the exons atggaggaaTTAAGTGAATTAGAGAAGGAGTATTCACCAAGTGTGTGGACCAAGAGATTCGCAAAGGTTCAATTGATAGAGAATCACAAGAAAGTGATAAGagatg CCAACATCTTGGCCAGAGACACACTAAGGTGTGAGCTGAATGTGCCTTATGGGCCAGGGAGAAGGTCTAAATTGGATATTTATGGCACAGATCTGCCATCTG ATGTTCCAATTTTTGTGCTCCTCCACGGTGGCTACTGGCATATGGAGTTATTCACTAAGGAGTATGGTAGCTTTGGTACCCTCCCACTTGTTCATGCTGGTTGCAGGGTAATAGCGGTTGATTACGAAATGTGCCCTGAGGTGACCTTAACTGAACTCGTGGAGCTAACACATAAATGCTTCACTTACATCCTGAATTATGCTGCCCGGATTGGTGCTTCATCCGTGAATTTCCTCGGCCATTCAGCTGGTGCTCATCTCATTATAGCCCAATTCCAAGAAGGAGAGTTCTCTCGTCTCCCTCACCGGGATCTCATACGAGGTGTCTATCTCCTGAGCGGAGTGTACGACATTCGGGAGTTGCGTCACACAAAAGTTGCCAACAATGGGAATATCTTGTCCATCACGGATGACAATGTTGTTTCGCTCTCTCCATCCTTGGCTGATTATGGGCATTTAGCTGGAACTTCTACAAACTTCTCTGTTGTTGTGACTGAGAATGAATCTCCATCTTACAAGAAAATATCTCAAGGCATGAAGGATGCTCTTGCCAAGGGaactgaaagggttaaatttattttacttccaAATCGAGATCATTTTGATCTTGTTGAACAACTTAATGACAAGGATGGAGAACTCACAAAAATCCTCATTGAAGATTTGGCCAAGGATTGA
- the LOC129790961 gene encoding uncharacterized protein LOC129790961 isoform X3, which translates to MYSRRTISSSYPINSSFFDSPDAELDNIPIMQGEIEQEREIEQQGGIDQASMESSARADSNRHEERLSRIEKTMEDMSKKIEIIYKHILKEKLNSKMRQEVLKALPIDSVDALKAFESKLKKKEFSEEFASIAGSMQLRDFLKDKVVKTMNLKGSHDKEALKNYGFYKIWKNASGISRKDFKKMVRCQIQASHSRIYAKERRLKMKSKGRPVIESDSEEDS; encoded by the exons ATGTATTCCAGGAGGACAATAA GTTCTTCTTACCCGATTAATTCATCGTTCTTCGATTCGCCGGATGCTGAACTTGACAACATCCCTATAATGCAAGGCGAAATTGAGCAAGAACGCGAAATTGAGCAACAAGGCGGAATTGATCAAGCCTCCATGGAGAGTTCAGCGAGAGCGGATTCGAATCGCCACGAAGAAAGGCTGTCGCGCATTGAAAAGACGATGGAGGATATGAGCAAAAAGATTGAGATCATATATAAGCATATCCTTaaggagaaattaaattcgaaaatgaggcaGGAAGTCCTTAAAGCCCTACCCATAGACAGTGTGGACGCATTGAAGGCTTTCGAATCAaagttgaagaagaaggaattttCTGAAGAGTTT gcTTCCATCGCAGGCTCAATGCAGCTAAGAGACTTCCTGAAGGATAAGGTGGTCAAAACGATGAACCTAAAAGGTTCACATGATAAGGAAGCCCTAAAAAATTATGGATTTTACAAAATCTGGAAAA ATGCCAGTGGCATTTCCCGAAAGGACTTCAAGAAGATGGTGAGATGCCAAATACAGGCATCTCACAGCCGCATCTACGCCAAGGAGCGGCGTCTGAAAATGAAGTCAAAGGGGCGTCCGGTGATCGAGTCTGACAGCGAGGAGGACAGttaa
- the LOC129790911 gene encoding plasma kallikrein-like: MNSSWIVLFALFGAAILSAGASSPFQVSIRLYNDVYTVGQEKSQLCNGVIVHQSYVVTTGHCVRDTILFSNTSRPLTPQMIYIVAGNLSGMAGNVSAITRNVKNITIHKSYNPITLEHDIALLELVSPLPLQNDTNVKWIQLAHGEVARNPCFVTVLNETNGGFKVLENVPIIDIWHCNRSANFSSLKRDDICSQYTISGGSWCGTTELEYRYSPDRGSALVCNGYLIGLLSSIDPPDDPFSTDCQQNKRTYAFYTNVEEYGLWIKTVTGMNHGNSPTPPTTNMYGKDKGAASTFSPSAIFIAALALVFLHFSH; this comes from the coding sequence ATGAATTCCTCGTGGATTGTTCTCTTTGCCCTTTTTGGAGCTGCTATTCTCAGTGCGGGAGCTTCATCACCCTTCCAAGTGTCCATTCGGCTGTACAATGATGTCTACACGGTTGGTCAGGAGAAATCTCAGCTCTGCAATGGTGTCATTGTGCACCAAAGTTATGTCGTCACAACGGGGCACTGTGTTAGGGATACAATTCTCTTTTCCAACACAAGTCGCCCCCTGACTCCGCAGATGATCTACATTGTGGCGGGAAATTTATCCGGGATGGCTGGGAATGTTTCAGCAATCACGAGGAATGTGAAGAACATCACAATCCACAAGAGCTATAATCCCATCACTCTGGAGCACGATATTGCGCTCCTTGAGTTGGTTTCACCGCTGCCACTGCAGAATGATACGAATGTGAAGTGGATCCAATTGGCTCATGGAGAAGTTGCCAGGAATCCGTGCTTCGTGACTGTGCTCAATGAAACAAATGGGGGATTCAAAGTGCTGGAGAATGTTCCCATAATTGACATTTGGCACTGCAACAGGAGCGCGAATTTCTCATCCCTCAAGCGAGACGATATTTGCTCCCAGTACACCATCAGCGGGGGCTCCTGGTGCGGCACAACAGAGCTCGAGTATAGATACAGCCCAGATCGTGGATCAGCTCTTGTGTGCAATGGCTACCTCATTGGCTTACTCTCATCAATTGATCCTCCAGATGATCCCTTCAGCACGGATTGCCAGCAAAACAAGAGAACCTATGCCTTCTACACGAATGTCGAGGAATACGGGTTGTGGATTAAAACTGTGACCGGAATGAATCATGGAAATTCACCCACCCCACCCACAACCAACATGTACGGCAAGGACAAAGGAGCAGCCTCAACATTCTCACCCAGTGCTATCTTCATTGCTGCCCTTGCGCTTGTTTTCCTCCATTTTAGCCACTAA
- the LOC129790966 gene encoding kynurenine formamidase-like: MENVKDLEKEFSPSAWSRRFEKDQELLDNHKKVVKDGTTQARELLKCELDVPYGPGRRSKLDIYGTDQPSDAPIFVIFHGGYWQLEEYTKEVGSYGTLPFVRAGCRVIAADYEMCPEVTLTELVELAHKCFTYILNYAARIGASSVTFLGHSAGAHLVVAQFQEAQFSRLPHQHLIQDVYLLSGVYDLRELRHTKAANNGNILSITDDNVVTLSPALSGYGHLAGTSTHFSVVVTENESQSYKKMSEDMKDALAKGTDNVKLILLPNRDHFDIVEQLNDKDAELTKILIEDLTKSG; encoded by the exons ATGGAGAACGTGAAGGACTTGGAGAAGGAATTCTCACCAAGTGCTTGGAGCAGGAGATTCGAAAAGGATCAGGAATTACTGGACAATCACAAGAAAGTTGTAAAGGATG GAACTACACAGGCCAGGGAGTTGCTGAAGTGTGAACTGGACGTTCCTTATGGGCCAGGAAGAAGGTCAAAGTTGGATATTTATGGCACAGATCAGCCATCTg atGCTCCGATCTTTGTGATCTTCCATGGTGGCTACTGGCAACTTGAGGAGTACACCAAGGAGGTGGGTAGCTATGGGACCCTCCCATTTGTTCGTGCTGGTTGCCGGGTAATAGCGGCTGATTATGAAATGTGCCCCGAAGTGACCTTAACTGAACTTGTGGAGTTGGCACATAAATGTTTCACATACATCCTCAACTATGCTGCACGAATTGGTGCTTCATCTGTGACCTTTCTCGGCCATTCAGCTGGTGCTCATCTTGTTGTAGCCCAATTCCAGGAAGCACAATTCTCTCGTCTTCCCCATCAGCATCTCATACAGGATGTTTATCTCTTGAGTGGAGTGTACGATCTCCGGGAATTGCGTCACACAAAAGCTGCCAACAATGGGAATATCCTTTCCATCACAGATGACAATGTTGTTACTCTCTCTCCAGCTCTATCTGGCTACGGGCATTTAGCTGGAACTTCCACACATTTCTCGGTTGTTGTGACTGAGAATGAATCTCAATCCTACAAGAAAATGTCTGAAGACATGAAGGATGCCCTTGCCAAGGGAACGGATAACgtgaaattaattcttcttccGAATCGAGATCATTTTGATATTGTTGAACAACTAAATGACAAAGATGCGGAACTCACAAAAATCCTCATTGAAGATCTGACCAAATCTGgctaa